One genomic region from Argentina anserina chromosome 2, drPotAnse1.1, whole genome shotgun sequence encodes:
- the LOC126782186 gene encoding serpin-ZX, with translation MDLRASIANQTDVGLGITKKLLQTEGKDKNVVYSPLSIHVVLSLLAAGSKGPTQEQLLSFLKSNFAGDLNSFASELVAVIFADGSPTGGPRLSFANGIWVDKPLALKATFKEVVETAYKAALNQVDFQTKAAEVAAGVNLWAEKETSGLIKEVLPVGSIDASTRLVFANAVYFKGAWSEKFEASFTKESDFHLLDGSKVQAPFMTSKKKQFLSAYDGFKVLGLPYKQGEDKRRFSMHIYLPDAKDGLPALVEKVGSGSGFLERHLPYDQVSVGVFKLPKFKISFGFEASNLLKGLGVVLPFSGEGGLTEMVDSTVGQNLYVSSIFQKSFIEVNEEGTEAAAASAGVINLRGLPQTMDFVADHPFLFLIKEEMTGTVLFIGHVLNPLAE, from the exons ATGGATCTAAGGGCATCGATCGCGAACCAGACCGACGTTGGTTTGGGGATAACGAAGAAGCTGCTTCAGACCGAAGGCAAGGACAAGAACGTCGTCTACTCGCCGCTCTCCATCCACGTGGTGCTCAGTCTGCTAGCCGCTGGCTCCAAGGGCCCCACACAGGAGCAGCTTCTCTCTTTCCTCAAGTCCAACTTCGCCGGCGACCTCAACTCCTTCGCCTCCGAGCTCGTGGCCGTGATCTTCGCCGACGGGTCACCCACCGGCGGTCCGCGGCTGTCGTTTGCCAATGGCATTTGGGTGGACAAGCCTCTTGCTCTGAAGGCTACCTTCAAGGAGGTGGTGGAGACTGCTTACAAGGCCGCTCTAAACCAAGTGGATTTCCAGACCAAA GCTGCTGAAGTGGCTGCTGGAGTGAATTTGTGGGCTGAAAAGGAGACTAGCGGCCTTATCAAAGAGGTTCTTCCTGTTGGATCAATTGATGCTTCAACTAGGCTTGTCTTTGCAAATGCAGTGTACTTCAAGGGAGCTTGGAGTGAAAAGTTTGAGGCGTCATTCACAAAAGAGTCAgacttccaccttcttgatGGGAGCAAAGTTCAGGCACCATTTATGACCAGCAAGAAGAAGCAGTTCCTAAGTGCCTATGATGGTTTCAAAGTTTTGGGGCTTCCATACAAACAAGGGGAAGACAAGCGGCGGTTCTCCATGCACATCTATCTTCCAGATGCTAAAGATGGGCTGCCTGCATTGGTTGAGAAAGTTGGTTCTGGATCAGGGTTCTTAGAGCGCCATCTTCCCTATGATCAAGTTTCAGTGGGCGTATTCAAACTCCCAAAATTCAAGATATCTTTTGGGTTTGAAGCTTCCAATTTACTGAAGGGTTTAGGAGTGGTATTGCCTTTTAGTGGTGAAGGAGGTTTGACAGAGATGGTGGACTCAACTGTGGGTCAGAACCTGTATGTCTCCAGCATATTCCAGAAGTCCTTCATTGAAGTAAATGAAGAAGGTACAGAAGCAGCTGCTGCCTCTGCTGGTGTTATAAATTTGAGGGGTCTTCCTCAAACCATGGACTTTGTGGCTGATCACCCATTCCTCTTCCTCATCAAAGAAGAAATGACTGGAACTGTGCTGTTCATCGGGCATGTGCTCAATCCCCTTGCAGAgtga
- the LOC126785307 gene encoding nucleobase-ascorbate transporter 3, with amino-acid sequence MVETGHNHHHTPPPQEAAPRPMPLGAARGPTWTPAEQLHQLQYCIHSNPSWPETFLLAFQHYIVMLGSLVLIASVLVPRMGGDHGDKARVIQTLLFMSAINTLLQTFFGSRLPTVMNASFAYMLPVSSIINDYSNRTFKSEHERFEVTMRTIQGSLIVSSFINIFIGYSRAWGSCTKRFSPIVIVPVVCVVGLGLFARGFPLLANCVELGLPMLILLVITQQYLRRILPRAHAILERFALLLCVGLVWSFAAILTEAGAYKNVGEQTKQSCRTDHSHLITSAPWIRFPYPFQWGAPIFRASHVFGMMGAAIVTTAETTGTLFAAARLSGATPPPAHVLSSSIGLQGIGMLLEGIFGAAVGTTASVENVGLLGLTHIGSRRVVQISAAFMFFFAIFGKFGAFFASIPLPIFAAIYCVLFGIVAAVGISFIQFANNNSLRNMYVLGLSLFLGISVPQYFIMTTTADGVGPVRTDGIWFDDWLNTIFSSSPTVAIIVGTLLDNTLDAKYAVDDRGLAWWKPFQKRNGDVRNEEFYSLPVRIREYVPTRFL; translated from the exons atggtggAGACAGGGCACAACCACCACCACACTCCGCCACCTCAAGAGGCTGCACCGCGACCTATGCCGCTTGGAGCGGCAAGGGGTCCCACATGGACTCCAGCTGAGCAACTCCACCAGCTCCAGTATTGCATCCACTCCAATCCCTCTTGGC CGGAGACATTCTTACTGGCTTTTCAGCATTACATTGTCATGCTTGGATCTTTAGTCTTGATTGCCAGTGTGCTCGTGCCTCGGATGGGTGGGGATCAT GGTGATAAAGCCCGTGTGATTCAGACGTTGCTTTTCATGTCAGCAATAAACACCCTGCTTCAAACGTTTTTCGGATCAAGGCTTCCAACAGTGATGAATGCTTCATTTGCTTATATGTTGCCAGTGTCGTCGATCATTAATGATTACTCTAATAGGACATTTAAAAGTGAACATGAG AGATTTGAAGTCACAATGAGAACGATTCAAGGATCCCTTATAGTATCTTCCTTCATCAATATCTTCATTGGCTACAGTAGAGCTTGGGGAAGCTGTACAAA ACGGTTTAGTCCCATTGTTATTGTGCCGGTGGTTTGTGTGGTTGGTCTCGGCCTTTTCGCAAGGGGCTTTCCACTG CTTGCTAACTGTGTGGAGCTTGGCCTGCCTATGCTGATTCTTCTTGTCATTACCCAACAG TATCTGAGGCGTATTCTTCCTAGAGCACATGCCATACTTGAGAGGTTTGCCTTGCTTCTCTGCGTTGGGCTTGTCTGGTCATTTGCTGCTATCCTTACCGAGGCTGGTGCTTATAAAAATGTCGGAGAGCAGACTAAACAAAGTTGCCGCACTGATCACTCGCACCTTATAACCTCTGCTCCTTG gattagATTCCCATATCCATTTCAGTGGGGTGCGCCCATATTCAGAGCAAGCCATGTCTTTGGGATGATGGGAGCTGCAATTGTTACAACTGCAGAG ACAACTGGAACATTATTTGCAGCTGCTAGGCTTTCAGGTGCAACCCCCCCTCCAGCACATGTGTTGAGTAGCAGCATTGGCCTACAG GGTATTGGCATGTTGCTTGAAGGAATATTTGGTGCTGCTGTTGGTACCACTGCATCAGT AGAAAATGTTGGCCTGCTTGGATTGACACACATAGGGAGCAGGAGAGTAGTGCAGATATCAGCTGCTTTCATGTTCTTCTTTGCTATATTTG GGAAGTTTGGTGCTTTTTTTGCATCTATTCCCTTGCCAATCTTCGCCGCCATATACTGTGTTTTATTTGGGATTGTTG CTGCTGTTGGGATATCATTCATACAGTTTGCGAACAATAATTCTTTaagaaacatgtatgtttTGGGGCTTTCCTTGTTTCTTGGGATATCAGTACCACAATATTTTATCATGACCACAACTGCAGATGGTGTTGGACCAGTTAGAACAGATGGTATATGG TTTGATGATTGGTTAAACACGATCTTCTCTTCGAGTCCGACAGTGGCAATCATTGTTGGGACACTGCTTGACAACACGCTCGATGCCAAGTATGCAGTCGATGACAGAGGGCTTGCATGGTGGAAACCCTTCCAGAAGAGGAACGGAGATGTCAGAAATGAAGAATTCTACAGCCTTCCTGTTAGGATACGCGAGTATGTCCCCACGAGATTTCTCTGA